In the Oceanithermus desulfurans genome, one interval contains:
- a CDS encoding UvrD-helicase domain-containing protein, which produces MKVRIASAGTGKTYALTSRFTAALAEHPPYRLAAVTFTRSAAAELKARLRERLLAIAEGRFKPSGAEDVPPEAVVRRAGALATEVLGATVTTIHGFFAELLRQNALALGLEPDFLRIDASEAQQIFAEEARAYVYLNEETDELAEVLGRLFAKRSLAAELRPQGAAAEALWTHFRAVLERYARRLGGEALGPSDIELHAWRLLERAGREEALAARIRSRLSRVFVDEYQDTSPLQGRVFAALEALGVEVEVVGDPKQSIYAFRNADVEVFREAMRRGEPLPPLVTSWRHDRALVRFLNRYVDWVADERPEAFARAEAPPVEARPGAGPGRVRLQLVQGEARQDALRPYEADQLARWLLEQHAEHAWREMAVLVRSHSSVPLLARALSAHGVPHVVVGGRGFYDLIEVRDLVHAARVALDPRGRFSLAAFLRGPFAGLDLARVERVLEAEDPLAELERAAPEVAERVARLSRWVQTLRPLDFFERMVRTPFLNGESYLERLEPPARANVDQLLFRLASRRYGRLEFLLRDLEELRGSDEAGVPEGGFDAVRIYTMHGSKGLEWPVVAVFDLNRGQPDGAEPFYVRPGSGEFAAEADPDYARFAAEWKERERQEAYRLLYVALSRPRSRLLLSLSVQLKPDGEGLRPKFWRRTLGRTLIEEMNLAAWDALEVERLDVERLPAPKAAAAAARRAAEVDERLRAPVEPLARPPVYSPSALKAERPAPPELDDEGDVAVELEEAGVDPGLVARTVGILVHYAIGQDWGPERLADLWNQEAVQRLTEPERTRVQTEVAQRLETYWRLLGAELPALAERDEDYAEFPLLLPTRTPRLDTVWEGVIDRLYRVGDAWVLEDYKTDRELHPERYHFQLALYRRAVAAAWGIEPVARLVYLRFGEVVPLEAELLEEAFERGVAEAEEV; this is translated from the coding sequence GTGAAGGTCCGCATCGCCTCCGCTGGCACCGGCAAGACCTACGCGCTGACGAGCCGTTTCACCGCCGCGCTCGCCGAGCACCCGCCCTACCGCCTGGCCGCGGTCACCTTTACCCGCTCGGCGGCGGCCGAGCTGAAGGCGCGCCTGCGCGAGCGCCTTCTGGCCATCGCCGAAGGCCGCTTTAAGCCTTCGGGCGCGGAGGACGTTCCCCCCGAGGCGGTGGTGCGGCGCGCCGGGGCGCTGGCCACCGAGGTGCTGGGCGCGACCGTGACCACGATCCACGGCTTCTTCGCCGAGCTCCTGCGCCAGAACGCCCTGGCGCTGGGGCTCGAGCCCGACTTCCTGCGCATCGACGCCTCCGAGGCGCAGCAGATCTTCGCCGAGGAGGCGCGCGCCTACGTCTACCTGAACGAGGAGACCGACGAGCTGGCCGAGGTGCTGGGCCGGCTCTTCGCCAAGCGCTCGCTGGCCGCCGAGCTGCGGCCGCAAGGGGCGGCGGCGGAGGCGCTGTGGACCCATTTCCGGGCGGTGCTGGAGCGGTACGCGCGGCGGCTCGGGGGCGAGGCCCTGGGGCCGTCCGACATCGAGCTGCACGCCTGGCGGCTGCTCGAGCGGGCGGGGCGCGAGGAGGCGCTGGCGGCGCGCATCCGCTCGCGCCTGTCCCGGGTCTTCGTGGACGAGTACCAGGACACCAGCCCGCTGCAGGGCCGGGTCTTCGCGGCGCTGGAGGCGTTGGGGGTGGAGGTCGAGGTCGTGGGCGACCCCAAGCAGTCGATCTACGCCTTCCGCAACGCCGACGTGGAGGTCTTCCGCGAGGCCATGCGCCGCGGGGAGCCGCTGCCGCCGCTGGTGACGAGCTGGCGCCACGACCGGGCGCTGGTGCGCTTCCTCAACCGCTACGTCGACTGGGTGGCGGACGAGCGTCCCGAGGCGTTCGCGCGCGCGGAGGCGCCGCCGGTCGAGGCGCGGCCCGGCGCCGGGCCGGGCCGGGTGCGGCTCCAGCTCGTGCAGGGCGAGGCGCGCCAGGACGCGCTGCGACCCTACGAGGCCGACCAGCTCGCCCGCTGGCTGCTCGAGCAGCACGCGGAGCACGCCTGGCGCGAGATGGCCGTGCTGGTGCGCAGCCACAGCTCGGTGCCGCTCCTCGCCCGCGCCCTCTCCGCCCACGGCGTGCCGCACGTCGTCGTCGGCGGACGCGGCTTCTACGACCTGATCGAGGTGCGCGACCTGGTGCACGCGGCGCGGGTGGCGCTCGACCCGCGCGGGCGGTTCAGCCTCGCCGCCTTCCTGCGCGGCCCCTTCGCGGGGCTGGACCTGGCCCGCGTCGAACGGGTGCTGGAGGCGGAGGACCCGCTAGCCGAGCTCGAGCGCGCCGCGCCCGAGGTGGCCGAGCGCGTCGCCCGGCTTTCCCGCTGGGTGCAGACCCTGCGCCCCCTCGACTTCTTCGAGCGGATGGTGCGCACCCCCTTCCTGAACGGCGAGAGCTACCTCGAGCGGCTCGAGCCCCCCGCCCGCGCCAACGTCGACCAGCTCCTCTTCCGGCTGGCGAGCCGGCGTTACGGGCGGCTCGAGTTCCTGCTGCGCGACCTCGAGGAGCTGCGCGGCAGCGACGAGGCCGGCGTTCCCGAGGGCGGCTTCGACGCGGTGCGGATCTACACGATGCACGGCAGCAAGGGGCTGGAGTGGCCGGTCGTGGCCGTCTTCGACCTCAACCGCGGCCAGCCCGACGGCGCCGAACCCTTCTACGTGCGCCCCGGCTCGGGCGAGTTCGCCGCCGAGGCGGACCCCGACTACGCGCGCTTCGCCGCGGAGTGGAAGGAACGGGAGCGGCAGGAGGCCTACCGCCTGCTCTACGTCGCCCTCAGCCGCCCCCGGTCGCGGCTGCTGCTCAGCCTGAGCGTGCAGCTCAAGCCCGACGGCGAAGGGCTGCGGCCCAAGTTCTGGCGGCGCACCCTGGGGCGCACCCTGATCGAGGAGATGAACCTGGCGGCGTGGGACGCGCTCGAGGTGGAGCGGCTCGACGTCGAGCGGCTGCCCGCGCCCAAGGCCGCCGCGGCCGCGGCCCGCCGCGCCGCCGAGGTGGACGAGCGCCTGCGCGCCCCGGTGGAGCCGCTGGCGCGGCCTCCGGTCTACTCGCCCAGCGCCCTCAAGGCCGAACGCCCGGCCCCGCCCGAACTGGACGACGAGGGCGACGTCGCCGTCGAGCTCGAGGAGGCGGGGGTGGACCCGGGGCTGGTGGCGCGCACCGTGGGCATCCTCGTCCACTACGCCATCGGGCAGGACTGGGGACCCGAGCGCCTCGCCGACCTCTGGAACCAGGAGGCGGTGCAACGGCTCACCGAACCCGAACGCACCCGGGTGCAGACCGAGGTGGCCCAGCGGCTCGAGACCTACTGGAGGCTGCTGGGCGCGGAGCTGCCGGCGCTCGCGGAGCGCGACGAGGACTACGCCGAGTTTCCGCTGCTGCTGCCCACCCGCACCCCGCGGCTGGATACGGTCTGGGAGGGCGTGATCGACCGCCTCTACCGGGTGGGCGACGCCTGGGTGCTCGAGGACTACAAGACCGACCGCGAGCTGCACCCCGAGCGCTACCACTTCCAGCTCGCCCTCTACCGCCGCGCCGTGGCCGCGGCCTGGGGCATCGAGCCGGTGGCGCGGCTGGTCTACCTACGTTTCGGCGAGGTCGTCCCCCTCGAGGCCGAGCTCCTGGAAGAGGCCTTCGAGCGTGGGGTGGCCGAGGCCGAGGAGGTCTAG
- a CDS encoding OsmC family protein, translating to MGEKRTVVIEQLCEKRFAAHNENDRTVIVDGASPAVSLRPMELLLAALGGCTAYDVVDIMKKKRTPLARYRVEVTGERAEKHPRRYTHIHVVHVGAGEGVTEKQFAQAVRLSHEKFCSASANLNAEITWEVRLEDAADAGA from the coding sequence ATGGGCGAGAAGCGAACCGTAGTGATCGAACAACTTTGCGAAAAGCGCTTCGCGGCGCACAACGAAAACGACCGGACGGTGATCGTGGACGGGGCGAGCCCCGCGGTGAGCCTGCGCCCGATGGAGCTGCTGCTGGCGGCGCTCGGCGGCTGCACCGCCTACGACGTGGTCGACATCATGAAGAAGAAGCGGACCCCGCTGGCGCGGTACCGGGTCGAGGTGACCGGCGAGCGGGCCGAGAAGCACCCGCGGCGCTACACCCACATCCACGTGGTCCACGTCGGCGCCGGCGAGGGCGTGACCGAAAAGCAGTTCGCCCAGGCGGTACGCCTGAGCCACGAAAAGTTCTGCAGCGCCTCGGCCAACCTCAACGCCGAGATCACCTGGGAGGTCCGCCTCGAAGACGCGGCTGACGCCGGGGCTTAA
- a CDS encoding SDR family oxidoreductase — protein sequence MDLGLKGKTAIVTGASQGIGRAVADALAAEGARVVLSARNEEKLARAAAEICAAAGDAAYYAGDLNDPETAEQLVAFAEREFGPVDLLVGNTGGPPSGEAHALDEAAWRAAAELLFYPQIRLTRRVLPGMRERGWGRILYITSISVKEPIENLALSNALRAAVTGFAKTLSREVAADGVTVNTLGPGYTATERVKHLFEDNAARQNTTPEALEQRLLAQIPARRMARPEEIAAVAAFLVSEPASYLTGQAVMVDGGYTHGLL from the coding sequence ATGGACCTGGGACTCAAGGGTAAGACCGCCATCGTCACCGGCGCCTCCCAGGGCATCGGCCGCGCCGTCGCCGACGCCCTGGCCGCCGAAGGCGCGCGGGTGGTGCTCTCCGCCCGCAACGAGGAAAAGCTGGCCCGTGCCGCCGCCGAGATCTGCGCCGCCGCGGGCGACGCCGCCTACTACGCCGGCGACCTGAACGACCCCGAAACCGCGGAGCAGCTGGTCGCCTTCGCCGAACGCGAGTTCGGACCCGTCGACCTGCTGGTGGGCAACACCGGGGGGCCCCCGAGCGGCGAGGCCCACGCTCTCGACGAGGCGGCCTGGCGCGCCGCCGCGGAGCTGTTGTTCTACCCCCAGATCCGCCTGACGCGGCGGGTGCTGCCCGGCATGCGCGAGCGCGGCTGGGGCAGGATCCTCTACATCACCTCCATCTCGGTCAAGGAGCCGATCGAGAACCTGGCGCTCTCCAACGCCCTGCGCGCGGCGGTGACCGGCTTCGCCAAGACGCTGTCGCGCGAGGTCGCCGCGGACGGCGTCACCGTGAACACCCTGGGCCCCGGCTACACCGCCACCGAGCGGGTGAAGCACCTCTTCGAGGACAACGCCGCGCGCCAGAACACCACGCCCGAGGCGCTCGAGCAGCGCCTGCTGGCCCAGATCCCCGCCCGGCGCATGGCGCGGCCGGAGGAGATCGCCGCGGTGGCCGCCTTTTTGGTGAGCGAGCCGGCGTCGTACCTGACCGGGCAGGCGGTCATGGTGGACGGCGGCTACACCCACGGCCTGCTCTAG
- a CDS encoding cupin domain-containing protein, producing MEIRVLEELVEFGQEKMKKIPVFDSPHMFYDLYALLPGQMQKVHAHEGSDKVYLVLAGEVRVQVGKAQATLTTGQATRAPAGEEHGVWNASEQPAVLLVVMAPRPS from the coding sequence ATGGAGATCCGCGTCCTGGAAGAGCTGGTCGAGTTCGGCCAAGAAAAGATGAAGAAGATCCCCGTCTTCGACTCGCCCCACATGTTCTACGACCTCTACGCCCTGCTGCCGGGGCAGATGCAGAAGGTGCACGCCCACGAGGGTTCCGACAAGGTCTACCTGGTGCTCGCCGGCGAGGTTCGGGTGCAGGTGGGCAAGGCGCAGGCCACCCTGACCACGGGTCAGGCGACCCGCGCGCCGGCGGGCGAGGAGCACGGGGTCTGGAACGCCAGCGAGCAGCCGGCGGTGCTGCTGGTGGTGATGGCGCCGCGGCCTAGCTGA
- a CDS encoding GNAT family N-acetyltransferase, whose amino-acid sequence MMPTRAVELQPVGAGDAPRIHSVYRASPRHFERIGIEVPALPDVEREVEAILADPARRAYLVNHEGRTVGYLDFKRRYPGEDEATVTLILIAEPHQGRGFGRAAIEDLESLLAHESRRLYAAVYGHNPGAVAFWKKLGYRYLKDGGPTLSWYYKRLS is encoded by the coding sequence ATGATGCCCACACGAGCGGTCGAGCTGCAGCCCGTAGGCGCGGGAGACGCGCCCCGCATCCACTCCGTCTACCGGGCGAGCCCGCGCCACTTCGAACGGATCGGCATCGAGGTGCCGGCCCTTCCCGACGTCGAGCGCGAGGTCGAGGCCATCCTGGCCGACCCCGCCCGGCGCGCCTACCTGGTGAACCACGAGGGCCGGACCGTCGGCTACCTCGACTTCAAGCGCCGCTACCCGGGCGAGGACGAGGCCACGGTCACGCTGATCCTGATCGCCGAACCCCACCAGGGCCGCGGGTTCGGGCGCGCCGCCATCGAAGACCTGGAGTCGCTGCTCGCGCACGAGTCGCGGCGCCTCTATGCGGCGGTCTACGGCCACAACCCCGGCGCCGTCGCCTTCTGGAAGAAGCTCGGCTACCGCTACCTCAAGGACGGCGGCCCCACCCTGAGCTGGTACTACAAGCGGCTCAGCTAG
- a CDS encoding 4'-phosphopantetheinyl transferase superfamily protein, whose translation MIVAIGSDLVAVERIRRVYRRHPRRFLERHFTPEERAYALAAADPAPRLAVRWAAKEAFAKVWPARLGWRDVAVAHQGPRPVLRFSPELERALAERGLTALVTLSHERDYALAFVALVTQPSPTTG comes from the coding sequence GTGATCGTCGCCATCGGCAGCGACCTCGTCGCGGTGGAGCGCATCCGCCGGGTCTACCGGCGTCACCCCCGGCGCTTCCTCGAGCGCCACTTCACTCCCGAGGAACGCGCCTACGCGCTGGCCGCCGCCGACCCCGCCCCCCGCCTCGCCGTCCGCTGGGCGGCCAAGGAGGCCTTCGCCAAGGTCTGGCCTGCGCGGCTCGGCTGGCGCGACGTCGCCGTGGCCCACCAGGGGCCGCGGCCGGTGCTGCGCTTCAGCCCCGAGCTCGAGCGCGCCCTCGCCGAACGGGGCCTGACCGCCCTCGTCACCCTGAGCCACGAGCGCGACTACGCCCTGGCCTTCGTCGCGCTCGTCACACAACCTTCACCCACGACTGGATAG
- the rsmF gene encoding 16S rRNA (cytosine(1407)-C(5))-methyltransferase RsmF → MAELPGAFLNKMAELLGDEYPDFLRALTEEPRSHGLRVNTLKLSPAELRARVPWALEPIPWSPAGFYYPPEARPGPHPYHYAGLYYIQEPSAQAVGEVLAPRPGERVLDLAAAPGGKTTHLAAKMEGRGLLVANEVDSGRIRGLLDNLERWGSIQAVVQAPVARLAERWGAFFDRVLLDAPCSGEGMFRKEPAAAARWGPAAPARAAAVQARLLEAAAALVRPGGVLVYATCTFAPEENEGVVGAFLRAHPEFDVEDARLHPSFAPGVPAWGGGEARLARTARLWPHRLRGEGHFLARLVRREGAAGSPPRFRPPRPDHRALAEWRGWARDHLKSPPEGALWERSGHLYLLPEGLPDLGRIAAPAPGLYLGQAKKGRFVPAAHLAHALPPGAAGPELALRADDPRALGFALGEPVAHQGPGGWYWVTVEGFGLGWGKAKGRVLRPAHARL, encoded by the coding sequence ATGGCGGAGCTGCCGGGGGCGTTCCTGAACAAGATGGCCGAGCTGCTGGGGGACGAATACCCCGACTTCCTGCGGGCCCTGACCGAGGAGCCGCGCAGCCACGGGCTGCGCGTCAACACCCTGAAGCTCTCGCCCGCCGAGCTGCGGGCGCGGGTTCCCTGGGCGCTCGAGCCCATTCCCTGGAGCCCCGCGGGCTTCTACTACCCTCCGGAGGCCCGCCCCGGCCCCCACCCCTACCACTACGCCGGCCTCTACTACATCCAGGAGCCCAGCGCCCAGGCGGTGGGTGAGGTGCTGGCCCCCCGGCCCGGCGAGCGGGTGCTCGACCTGGCCGCGGCGCCCGGGGGCAAGACCACCCACCTCGCCGCCAAGATGGAGGGGCGCGGCCTGCTCGTGGCCAACGAGGTCGACTCGGGCCGCATCCGCGGCCTGCTCGACAACCTCGAGCGCTGGGGGAGCATCCAGGCGGTGGTTCAGGCTCCGGTGGCGCGGCTGGCCGAGCGCTGGGGGGCGTTCTTCGACCGGGTGCTGCTCGACGCCCCCTGCAGCGGCGAGGGGATGTTCCGCAAGGAGCCGGCGGCCGCGGCGCGTTGGGGTCCGGCGGCCCCCGCGCGCGCCGCGGCGGTGCAGGCGCGGTTGCTCGAGGCGGCCGCGGCGCTGGTGCGGCCGGGCGGGGTGCTCGTCTACGCCACCTGCACCTTCGCTCCCGAGGAGAACGAGGGCGTCGTCGGCGCCTTCCTGCGGGCGCACCCCGAGTTCGACGTCGAAGACGCACGCCTCCACCCCAGCTTCGCGCCGGGCGTCCCCGCCTGGGGCGGGGGCGAGGCCCGGCTCGCGCGGACCGCCCGCCTCTGGCCCCACCGGTTGCGCGGTGAAGGGCACTTCCTGGCGCGGCTGGTGCGGCGCGAAGGAGCGGCGGGTTCCCCCCCGCGCTTCCGTCCGCCGCGGCCCGACCACCGGGCGCTGGCCGAGTGGCGCGGCTGGGCGCGCGACCACCTGAAGAGCCCGCCCGAAGGTGCGTTGTGGGAGCGCAGCGGGCACCTCTACCTGCTGCCCGAAGGCCTGCCCGACCTGGGGCGGATCGCGGCGCCGGCGCCGGGCCTCTACCTGGGCCAGGCCAAGAAGGGCCGCTTCGTTCCCGCGGCGCACCTGGCCCACGCGCTCCCGCCCGGGGCCGCCGGGCCGGAGCTCGCCCTGCGGGCCGACGATCCCCGGGCCCTCGGCTTCGCGCTGGGCGAGCCGGTGGCGCACCAGGGCCCCGGCGGCTGGTACTGGGTGACGGTGGAGGGCTTCGGCCTGGGCTGGGGCAAGGCCAAGGGCCGGGTGCTGCGCCCGGCGCACGCCCGGCTCTAA
- a CDS encoding HAD-IA family hydrolase, with the protein MIRAVVFDRDGVLMRPARGVVRRFAEWLAPCTPGGLEADALLATLTPIWERYAAEIRRLKVPPEEETRFWLEMARELLRRLKSRCSPAELVATWPYYRFIEPTVGARPLLEWLQVQGYTVAVLSNTTPSLRESLAYHGLAEFVDRFFASNTLGLLKPDGRIFRRVGEELGLPPEAIAYFDDYPDNVRVARTLGWHAYLVRLGEPGPEVVHDLDLIYEILER; encoded by the coding sequence ATGATCCGGGCGGTGGTCTTCGACCGCGACGGGGTGCTGATGCGGCCGGCCCGCGGCGTGGTACGGCGGTTCGCCGAGTGGCTGGCCCCCTGCACCCCCGGCGGGCTCGAAGCCGACGCCCTGCTGGCCACCCTGACCCCGATCTGGGAGCGCTACGCCGCCGAGATCCGCAGGCTGAAGGTGCCGCCCGAGGAGGAGACGCGCTTCTGGCTGGAGATGGCGCGGGAGCTGCTGCGGCGGCTCAAGAGCCGCTGCTCGCCCGCCGAGCTGGTGGCCACCTGGCCCTACTACCGCTTCATCGAGCCCACCGTGGGGGCACGGCCGCTGCTCGAGTGGCTGCAGGTGCAGGGGTACACCGTCGCCGTGCTCTCGAACACCACCCCCAGCCTGCGCGAGAGCCTGGCCTACCACGGCCTCGCCGAGTTCGTCGACCGCTTCTTCGCCAGCAACACCCTGGGGCTGCTGAAGCCCGACGGGCGGATCTTCCGCCGGGTGGGCGAGGAGCTGGGGCTGCCCCCGGAGGCGATCGCCTACTTCGACGACTACCCCGACAACGTGCGCGTCGCCCGCACCCTCGGCTGGCACGCCTACCTGGTGCGGCTGGGCGAACCGGGACCCGAGGTCGTGCACGACCTCGACCTCATCTACGAGATTCTGGAACGTTAG
- a CDS encoding 5-formyltetrahydrofolate cyclo-ligase: protein MKPELRRQLLKRRARLDTERIGEAATAALADFLRRRGAGRVLLYLPFRGEPSPLGLLRRYPEARYFLPRTAPGGLSVHPFDAPRERHRYGFEQPAAGAPEVDPAGLDAVVVPGLAFDRAGGRLGYGAGYYDRFLAALPPRVLRIGLVPEALVLEALPRDPWDVPVDFLATERGVRPVLRGRDPDKMAP from the coding sequence ATGAAGCCGGAGCTGCGCAGGCAACTTCTTAAGCGGCGCGCCCGCCTGGACACGGAGCGGATCGGCGAGGCCGCGACGGCGGCGCTGGCCGACTTCCTGCGCCGGCGGGGGGCGGGCCGGGTGCTCCTCTACCTGCCGTTTCGGGGAGAACCCTCGCCGCTGGGCCTGCTCCGGCGCTACCCCGAGGCCCGCTACTTCCTGCCGCGCACCGCGCCCGGGGGCCTGAGCGTGCACCCCTTCGACGCCCCGCGCGAACGCCACCGCTACGGCTTCGAGCAGCCGGCCGCGGGTGCGCCCGAGGTCGATCCGGCGGGCCTCGACGCCGTCGTCGTCCCCGGCCTCGCCTTCGACCGCGCCGGCGGCCGGCTCGGCTACGGGGCCGGCTACTACGACCGCTTCCTGGCGGCGCTGCCGCCGCGGGTGCTGCGGATCGGCCTGGTGCCCGAAGCCCTGGTGCTCGAAGCGCTGCCCCGCGACCCCTGGGACGTCCCGGTGGACTTCCTGGCCACCGAGCGGGGCGTGCGCCCCGTGCTCCGGGGCCGCGATCCCGATAAAATGGCTCCATGA
- a CDS encoding FmdB family zinc ribbon protein has product MPTYVYKGLESGEYFEVEQSIHDDPLTHHPETGEPVKRVIQPVGVIFKGSGWYVKDSRSSGSQGGKKSTGGSEKATKSAAAD; this is encoded by the coding sequence ATGCCGACCTACGTGTACAAAGGACTGGAAAGCGGCGAGTACTTCGAAGTGGAGCAGAGCATCCACGACGACCCGCTGACCCATCACCCCGAGACGGGCGAGCCGGTGAAGCGCGTGATCCAGCCGGTGGGCGTGATCTTCAAGGGCTCGGGCTGGTACGTGAAGGATTCCCGCAGCTCCGGCTCGCAGGGCGGGAAGAAGTCCACAGGCGGCTCCGAAAAGGCCACGAAAAGCGCCGCCGCGGACTGA
- a CDS encoding DUF192 domain-containing protein, giving the protein MAKFKWLLIGVVVALGTYGYFAATQLRLESTPPPLQLRQRVLYVTTPSQTYELVVEVAETPEQQMRGLMYRTELAEDHGMVFLFPRATDVGFWMKNTKIPLSIAFFDQNGRIVRILDMDPCTLPPEESDRCPVYAPGLAYVGALEVNQGWFAARGVKEGDSISFGPWK; this is encoded by the coding sequence ATGGCCAAGTTTAAGTGGCTCCTGATCGGCGTGGTCGTGGCGCTGGGAACCTACGGCTACTTCGCCGCCACCCAGCTGCGGCTCGAGTCCACCCCGCCGCCGCTGCAGCTGCGCCAGCGGGTGCTCTACGTGACCACCCCGTCGCAGACCTATGAACTCGTCGTGGAGGTGGCCGAGACCCCCGAACAGCAGATGCGGGGGCTGATGTACCGCACCGAGCTGGCCGAAGACCACGGCATGGTCTTCCTCTTCCCCCGGGCGACCGACGTGGGGTTTTGGATGAAGAACACCAAGATTCCGCTCTCTATCGCCTTCTTCGACCAGAACGGCCGCATCGTGCGCATCCTCGACATGGACCCCTGCACCCTGCCGCCCGAGGAGTCGGACCGCTGCCCGGTCTACGCCCCGGGCCTCGCCTACGTGGGGGCGCTGGAAGTGAACCAGGGCTGGTTCGCCGCGCGCGGCGTGAAGGAGGGGGACTCGATCAGCTTCGGGCCCTGGAAATAA
- the tmk gene encoding dTMP kinase produces MGEPLRFISFEGPEGSGKSTQAGRLAAWLRARGASVTLTREPGGTLLGQEIRSWLLHREEPMGEEAEFLLYSADRAEHLRTIVRPALAEGAFVISDRFVDSSYAYQGYGRGLDLDWLRAVSAGILRGVLPSLTFLLDLPPERGLARLAGRDRLEGESLEFHRRVREGYRSLARSEPERFVVLDAELPADELENRITREVISRWPSLSGS; encoded by the coding sequence ATGGGCGAACCGCTGCGTTTCATCAGCTTCGAAGGCCCCGAGGGCTCGGGCAAGAGCACCCAGGCGGGCCGCCTCGCGGCCTGGCTGCGGGCGCGCGGCGCGAGCGTCACCCTGACCCGCGAACCGGGCGGCACCTTGCTGGGGCAGGAGATCCGCAGCTGGCTGCTCCACCGCGAGGAACCCATGGGCGAAGAGGCGGAGTTCCTCCTTTACTCGGCGGACCGGGCGGAGCACCTGCGCACGATCGTGCGGCCGGCGCTCGCGGAGGGGGCCTTCGTCATCAGCGACCGCTTCGTGGACTCGTCCTACGCCTACCAGGGCTACGGCCGCGGCCTCGACCTCGACTGGCTGCGGGCGGTGAGCGCCGGCATCCTCCGCGGCGTCCTCCCCAGCCTCACCTTCCTGCTCGACCTGCCGCCCGAACGGGGGCTGGCGCGGCTGGCCGGGCGCGACCGGCTGGAAGGGGAGTCGCTGGAGTTTCACCGGCGGGTGCGCGAGGGCTACCGCAGCCTGGCCAGGAGCGAACCCGAACGCTTCGTCGTCCTCGACGCGGAGCTGCCCGCGGACGAACTGGAGAACCGCATCACCCGGGAGGTGATCTCACGATGGCCAAGTTTAAGTGGCTCCTGA
- a CDS encoding Nif3-like dinuclear metal center hexameric protein, whose protein sequence is MQRDRLVTWLDDFLKIHDYPDLALNGLQVEGKETIERIGVAVDAAQATFDDAVAAGVDLLIVHHGLFWGQPLALRGHVKKRIQTLFDAGIGLYAAHLPLDAHPEVGNNAVLARELGMVDLEPFGSYKGVKIGFKGRFPAGTTLHDVADRLGQLTGMQSLVHQGGGDLIGRGGIVSGAAAWTLVEADEEGLDVFITGEPKHEVFHEAFERRINVVYAGHYDTETFGVKALAARLEAEFGLPWTFFDRPTGL, encoded by the coding sequence ATGCAAAGAGACCGCCTCGTAACCTGGCTCGACGACTTCCTGAAGATCCACGACTACCCCGACCTCGCCCTCAACGGCTTGCAGGTGGAGGGCAAGGAGACCATCGAGCGCATCGGCGTGGCCGTGGACGCCGCCCAGGCCACCTTCGACGACGCGGTGGCCGCGGGGGTGGACCTGCTGATCGTGCACCACGGCCTCTTCTGGGGGCAGCCGCTGGCGCTGCGGGGGCACGTGAAGAAGCGCATCCAGACGCTGTTCGACGCCGGCATCGGCCTCTACGCCGCCCACCTGCCCCTCGACGCCCACCCCGAGGTGGGCAACAACGCCGTGCTGGCCCGCGAGCTGGGCATGGTGGACCTGGAGCCCTTCGGCAGCTACAAGGGCGTCAAGATCGGCTTCAAGGGCCGCTTCCCCGCCGGCACCACCCTGCACGACGTGGCCGACCGCCTGGGCCAGCTCACCGGCATGCAGAGCCTGGTGCACCAGGGCGGCGGCGACCTGATCGGCCGCGGGGGCATCGTCTCGGGCGCCGCCGCCTGGACGCTGGTCGAGGCCGACGAGGAAGGGCTGGACGTCTTCATCACCGGCGAGCCCAAGCACGAGGTCTTCCACGAGGCCTTCGAGCGCCGCATCAACGTGGTCTACGCCGGCCACTACGACACCGAGACCTTCGGGGTGAAGGCGCTGGCGGCCCGCCTCGAGGCCGAGTTCGGCCTGCCCTGGACCTTCTTCGACCGCCCCACAGGCCTGTGA